The proteins below are encoded in one region of Thermodesulfovibrionales bacterium:
- a CDS encoding Rrf2 family transcriptional regulator: MDITREVDYAVRCIVCLSSQPDKVKRASSIAQEMDIPAPFVSKILQKLSKKGFVTPIRGVKGGFRLAKRPQDISLLEVVEAIDGPIPVNICVIDSKSCNRIKKCTVHPVWVRIQKLIRKELGSVSFKKLVSEAG, translated from the coding sequence ATGGATATTACAAGAGAGGTTGATTATGCGGTAAGATGTATAGTCTGTCTATCTTCTCAACCTGACAAAGTTAAAAGGGCTTCTTCTATTGCTCAGGAGATGGATATACCAGCTCCCTTTGTATCAAAGATACTCCAGAAGCTTTCAAAAAAAGGATTTGTTACACCCATAAGAGGTGTGAAGGGTGGATTCAGGCTTGCAAAAAGACCTCAGGATATTTCGCTTCTTGAAGTCGTAGAGGCGATTGATGGACCCATACCTGTAAATATATGTGTAATTGATTCAAAGAGCTGTAACAGGATAAAGAAATGCACTGTCCATCCGGTATGGGTAAGAATTCAGAAACTTATCAGAAAAGAGCTTGGCTCTGTAAGTTTTAAGAAACTTGTTTCTGAAGCAGGATAA
- a CDS encoding phospholipase D-like domain-containing protein, with translation MDSAVIERIVRNDFCDGNLIRLFHGGKETFDSILRAIEDSESFVCLQFYIFRADETGKKIASLLKKKVKEGVKVYLLYDHYGSFGTPRSFWNDLKKAGIKIAASRPFKLSAPLRYIRRDHRKLIIVDGTRAFTGGLNIANEYSGFHLRRKETWRDTGIIVEGPVVNKLFEEFRKTWRVWTAESLNNIPLKKVFYKNGYPVIPIFASSFSGSRRFRKLLYYCIKNSKNFIYITTAYFVPGWRLLHYLIQAARRGVEIKLLLPGISDVPPAHYAGRAFYTRLLRNGIRIFHYEDAVLHAKSYVFDGYFSIVGSANLDAQSLRWNDEGNVGIWSYEFGDSMIELFNKDLKSSSEIKLEEWLRRPFCEKIKERFFVTFRKRL, from the coding sequence ATGGATAGTGCTGTTATAGAGAGAATAGTAAGGAACGATTTTTGTGATGGTAATCTTATCAGGCTCTTTCACGGTGGAAAGGAGACCTTTGATTCAATTTTAAGGGCTATCGAGGATTCTGAGAGTTTTGTCTGTCTTCAGTTTTATATATTCAGGGCTGATGAAACAGGTAAGAAAATAGCCTCATTGCTCAAGAAAAAGGTAAAGGAGGGTGTCAAGGTATATCTCCTTTATGACCACTATGGTTCTTTTGGAACTCCACGGTCATTCTGGAATGACCTTAAAAAGGCAGGAATAAAGATTGCTGCTTCAAGACCCTTTAAACTTTCTGCACCTCTAAGATATATCAGAAGGGATCACAGGAAGTTAATCATTGTTGATGGCACAAGGGCCTTTACAGGTGGTCTAAATATAGCCAATGAATACAGCGGATTTCACTTGAGGCGAAAGGAGACCTGGAGGGATACGGGCATCATAGTTGAAGGTCCTGTTGTAAACAAACTATTTGAGGAGTTCAGAAAGACATGGAGAGTATGGACAGCCGAATCATTGAATAATATACCGCTGAAAAAGGTTTTTTATAAAAATGGTTATCCAGTAATTCCGATATTTGCTTCCTCCTTTAGCGGCAGCAGGAGATTCAGGAAATTGCTATATTATTGCATTAAAAATTCAAAAAATTTTATCTACATAACTACTGCCTATTTTGTTCCTGGCTGGAGGTTACTTCATTATCTTATACAGGCAGCAAGAAGGGGAGTAGAGATAAAATTACTTTTACCTGGTATAAGTGATGTACCTCCTGCACACTATGCTGGTAGAGCCTTTTATACTAGGCTTTTAAGAAACGGTATCAGGATATTTCATTACGAGGATGCTGTTTTACATGCAAAGAGTTATGTCTTTGATGGTTATTTCAGCATAGTTGGTTCTGCAAATCTTGATGCCCAGTCTTTGAGATGGAATGATGAGGGAAATGTAGGTATATGGAGCTATGAGTTTGGTGATTCCATGATAGAGCTTTTTAATAAAGATTTAAAGAGTTCCTCCGAGATAAAGCTTGAGGAATGGCTAAGAAGACCCTTCTGTGAAAAAATTAAGGAAAGATTCTTTGTCACATTCAGAAAGCGATTATAA
- a CDS encoding formate--tetrahydrofolate ligase, which yields MVLDPTKYVDWQIAEEAEKHMKTIYQLADELGLEKEELLPYGHYIGKVDYARVLARLNDRPDGKYIDVTAITPTPLGEGKSTTTIGLVQGLGKRGKRVTAAIRQPSGGPTMNIKGSAAGGGLSQCIPLTPFSLGFTGDINAIMNAHNLAMVALTARLQHEFNYTDEQLAKRGLKRLNIDPRNVQMGWVMDFCAQALRKIIIGIGGSQDGFMMESRFXIAVSSEVMAILSVAKDLKDFRERIGKIVVAYDKNGKPVTTEDLEVAGAMTAWMVQALNPNLIQTIEGQPVFVHAGPFANIAIGQSSIIADRVALKLSDYHVTESGFAADIGFEKFWNLKCRYSGLKPHAAVIVATIRALKCHGGAPIPVPGRPIPEEYKHENVAWVEKGTENLIHCINIVKKAGVNPVVCINVFYTDTENEIRAVRRLCEQAGARVAVSKHWQYGGEGALELADAVIDACKEDNNFKFLYELDMPQRKRIELIAKEVYGADGVEFSPLANQKLKDIEADPELSKLGTCMVKTHLSLSDNPNLKGVPKGWKLFVRDVLVFKGAGFVVPVAGDIKLMPGTASDPAFRRIDVDVNTGKGKGSVLIRGGLSSLL from the coding sequence ATGGTTCTTGACCCAACCAAATATGTAGACTGGCAGATTGCAGAAGAAGCAGAAAAACATATGAAAACCATCTACCAGCTTGCTGATGAGCTTGGTCTTGAAAAAGAAGAACTCCTTCCCTATGGTCATTACATAGGAAAGGTGGACTACGCAAGGGTGCTCGCAAGGCTCAATGACAGGCCTGATGGGAAGTATATTGATGTGACAGCAATCACACCAACACCGCTTGGAGAAGGAAAATCAACTACCACAATAGGTCTTGTCCAGGGTCTTGGCAAGCGGGGTAAAAGGGTTACGGCAGCAATAAGACAGCCCTCAGGTGGACCAACCATGAATATCAAGGGCTCAGCTGCGGGTGGGGGCCTTTCACAGTGCATACCCCTGACACCCTTCTCCCTGGGATTTACAGGTGACATCAATGCCATAATGAATGCTCATAATCTTGCGATGGTTGCCCTTACAGCAAGGCTTCAACATGAATTTAATTACACAGATGAGCAGCTTGCTAAGAGAGGTCTTAAAAGACTAAACATTGATCCAAGAAATGTCCAGATGGGCTGGGTAATGGATTTCTGTGCCCAGGCATTAAGAAAGATCATAATTGGTATTGGTGGAAGTCAGGACGGATTCATGATGGAATCAAGGTTTGNTATTGCTGTCTCCTCAGAGGTAATGGCAATACTCTCAGTAGCCAAGGATCTAAAGGATTTCAGAGAAAGGATTGGAAAGATTGTTGTTGCCTATGACAAAAATGGAAAACCTGTCACTACAGAAGACCTCGAGGTAGCAGGAGCTATGACAGCCTGGATGGTTCAGGCGCTGAATCCTAATCTCATACAGACCATTGAAGGACAACCTGTATTTGTCCATGCAGGACCATTTGCAAATATTGCAATCGGTCAATCATCTATAATTGCTGACAGGGTTGCCCTTAAGCTTAGTGACTATCATGTGACAGAGTCAGGATTTGCTGCTGATATTGGTTTTGAAAAATTCTGGAACCTGAAATGCAGGTATTCAGGACTCAAACCCCATGCGGCGGTAATAGTGGCTACCATCAGGGCGCTTAAATGTCATGGTGGTGCACCTATTCCAGTACCGGGAAGGCCCATACCAGAGGAATATAAACATGAGAATGTAGCATGGGTGGAAAAGGGTACAGAAAACCTTATTCACTGCATAAATATAGTGAAAAAGGCAGGCGTCAATCCCGTTGTCTGCATAAATGTCTTTTATACAGATACAGAAAATGAGATAAGGGCTGTCAGAAGACTCTGCGAGCAGGCTGGAGCAAGGGTGGCTGTATCAAAGCACTGGCAGTATGGTGGTGAAGGTGCACTTGAGCTCGCTGATGCTGTAATTGATGCCTGCAAGGAGGATAACAATTTTAAATTCCTCTATGAACTTGACATGCCACAAAGAAAAAGGATAGAACTCATTGCAAAGGAAGTTTATGGTGCTGATGGTGTAGAGTTTTCGCCTTTAGCAAATCAGAAGCTAAAAGACATAGAAGCTGATCCGGAACTCAGTAAACTCGGAACATGCATGGTAAAGACCCACCTCAGCCTATCTGATAACCCTAATCTCAAAGGAGTTCCAAAGGGATGGAAGCTCTTTGTAAGGGATGTCCTTGTTTTTAAGGGAGCCGGTTTTGTTGTGCCTGTTGCGGGTGATATAAAGCTCATGCCAGGGACAGCCTCTGACCCGGCATTCAGAAGAATAGATGTAGATGTAAACACAGGGAAGGGTAAAGGGTCTGTTTTAATAAGAGGGGGCTTAAGCTCCCTCTTATAA
- a CDS encoding cyclic nucleotide-binding domain-containing protein gives MSIKSELKKQTLLNELNDSEIEKLSKIVSQEFYPKGKTIFKEGDPTKGIYMIHKGKVEISKTTPDGWKQALAVLKEGNFFGELSLIEDKKNHGAHAVALENTELFLIKKEDFKELEKSDTLLMYKIMKTIAKVASRNLHSMNEKLIKLLISY, from the coding sequence ATGTCAATAAAAAGTGAGCTAAAAAAACAGACTCTCCTCAATGAACTGAATGATAGCGAGATAGAAAAGCTCTCAAAGATAGTCTCTCAAGAGTTTTATCCGAAAGGAAAAACAATTTTTAAGGAAGGTGATCCGACAAAAGGTATCTATATGATTCATAAAGGAAAGGTTGAGATATCGAAGACAACTCCTGATGGTTGGAAACAGGCACTTGCTGTACTTAAGGAAGGCAATTTTTTTGGAGAACTTTCCCTCATAGAAGACAAAAAGAATCACGGTGCCCATGCTGTGGCCCTTGAGAATACAGAACTCTTCTTAATTAAAAAGGAAGATTTCAAGGAACTTGAGAAGAGTGACACATTACTAATGTACAAGATAATGAAGACCATTGCAAAGGTGGCAAGCAGAAATCTCCATTCAATGAACGAAAAACTGATAAAACTCCTCATTAGTTATTGA